The Lycium barbarum isolate Lr01 chromosome 9, ASM1917538v2, whole genome shotgun sequence genome has a segment encoding these proteins:
- the LOC132611820 gene encoding uncharacterized protein LOC132611820, translated as MAGSTTTAKRVLAGAAQRDVGSIPAMPHPSRNITSHQFESFSVCFTGKKYSAWEFQFQLFVTGKELWGHIDGSDPAPNDLTKLGQWMVKDARVMTWILESIDPLIVLNLRPYKTAKAMWDYLQKVYNQDNSSRRFQLEHEIANYSRGGFSLQDYYSEFQNLWVEFTDIVYAKIPAESLSIIQAVHEQSKRDQFLMKLRYDFESVRSNLMNRDPSPSLDVCFRELLREE; from the exons ATGGCTGGATCTACTACTACCGCGAAAAGGGTGCTTGCTGGAGCAGCTCAACGAGATGTGGGTTCAATTCCCGCTATGCCTCATCCTAGTAG AAACATTACTTCACATCAATTTGAGTCTTTCAGTGTTTGTTTCACTGGAAAAAAATATTCAGCTTGGGAATTTCAGTTTCAACTTTTTGTCACGGGAAAAGAATTATGGGGCCATATCGATGGAAGTGATCCTGCTCCTAATGATCTTACAAAGTTAGGTCAGTGGATGGTCAAGGATGCTCGGGTGATGACATGGATTTTAGAGTCAATTGACCCTCTTATTGTTCTTAATCTCAGGCCGTACAAGACTGCAAAGGCCATGTGGGATTATTTACAAAAGGTTTACAATCAAGACAATAGCAGTAGAAGATTTCAGCTAGAGCATGAAATTGCTAATTACTCTCGAGGAGGTTTCTCTCTTCAGGATTATTATTCTGAATTTCAGAATTTATGGGTTGAATTTACTGATATTGTTTATGCTAAAATACCTGCTGAATCTCTCTCTATAATTCAAGCAGTTCATGAGCAAAGCAAGCGAGACCAATTTTTGATGAAATTGCGGTACGATTTTGAGAGTGTTCGCTCTAACTTGATGAATCGTGATCCGTCTCCCTCTTTAGATGTTTGTTTTAGGGAATTACTTCGTGAAGAGTAG